A window of Methanobacterium sp. Maddingley MBC34 contains these coding sequences:
- a CDS encoding hypothetical protein (PFAM: Uncharacterized protein, homolog of nitrogen regulatory protein PII), protein MKVHLRVFVEVENLGKAMNALADAGITGFYILEYKGMSPQDWKGFSVKEDPKSAIGLIKDYATDAVLVCSVVDEEKTDKIVESVMQVLEGEKYTILEVPIRRIIVSKQDHEKERAETWLLEKEVPCFYCGENSVQRIRIDMNKAKIWCTNCGAARYYLIKGVEKGGS, encoded by the coding sequence TTGAAAGTTCATCTTAGAGTATTTGTAGAGGTCGAAAACCTGGGAAAAGCTATGAATGCCCTTGCTGATGCAGGAATTACAGGATTTTATATTCTGGAATACAAGGGTATGTCTCCTCAGGACTGGAAAGGGTTCTCCGTTAAAGAAGACCCTAAATCTGCTATTGGGCTTATAAAGGACTACGCCACCGATGCAGTGCTTGTCTGCAGTGTGGTAGACGAAGAAAAAACGGATAAAATTGTGGAATCAGTAATGCAGGTTTTGGAAGGTGAAAAATATACTATTTTAGAGGTTCCTATCCGCAGAATTATAGTCAGTAAGCAGGACCACGAAAAAGAAAGGGCTGAAACATGGTTACTTGAGAAAGAAGTCCCCTGTTTCTATTGTGGCGAAAATTCAGTTCAAAGGATAAGAATCGACATGAACAAGGCTAAAATATGGTGCACTAACTGCGGCGCAGCCCGTTACTACCTTATAAAAGGCGTGGAAAAGGGGGGAAGCTGA
- a CDS encoding phosphatidylglycerophosphatase A-like protein (PFAM: Phosphatidylglycerophosphatase A~TIGRFAM: alpha-ribazole phosphatase CobZ) produces the protein MKDNDVSGSIYDFMSDAGIEVSQLVEAGLELLAGVEKTEELEITLERQIRKSLKDINVIVLIIAGIRVEEDLLNHRIKGVDVDDDPAYLYSDEVLGMAIANQIAGTKAIFNFKRYDEAKPGILGTLGPMLDDVFAGLIAGCMSKIFEE, from the coding sequence ATGAAAGATAATGACGTATCTGGCTCAATTTATGACTTCATGAGTGATGCAGGGATTGAAGTATCACAACTAGTGGAAGCAGGATTGGAACTTCTGGCAGGTGTGGAAAAAACTGAAGAGCTTGAAATAACGCTGGAAAGACAAATCAGGAAGTCACTGAAAGATATTAATGTTATAGTGTTGATTATTGCTGGTATCAGGGTTGAGGAGGATCTTCTTAATCATCGGATTAAGGGTGTGGATGTGGATGATGATCCAGCCTACCTTTACTCGGATGAGGTTCTGGGGATGGCTATTGCTAACCAGATCGCGGGTACCAAAGCTATTTTCAACTTTAAAAGGTACGATGAAGCAAAACCGGGAATCCTTGGGACACTGGGACCTATGCTGGATGATGTTTTCGCCGGTCTAATTGCCGGTTGCATGTCCAAAATTTTTGAGGAATGA
- a CDS encoding cobalamin-5'-phosphate synthase (PFAM: Cobalamin-5-phosphate synthase~TIGRFAM: cobalamin 5'-phosphate synthase/cobalamin synthase) produces MSRKSLQRKVPISYVGKKDDESQVSWHGFLGLVSFSTILPLNIHSTIQEMAKFTFIWPIIGAFIGIIAGGFGWLLVYPLHLSPLLSAALIYSLVISFTGFHHLDGLIDCGDGLMAHGDPERKIEIMRDKRIGTGGLAMLLMVSLVTVASIASLSAVYILPAIFVSEVAAKLSLISCATFSEPLNDGTGQYFINNMDWKLLTGSVALCIILGFLGFNYLGVTGNYTGVVGILGGFVSGLLMVLITRKNFKRANGDILGASNEMGRMLSLLFMVVFISGSV; encoded by the coding sequence ATGTCCCGGAAAAGTCTCCAGAGGAAGGTTCCCATTTCTTATGTGGGGAAAAAAGATGATGAATCCCAGGTTAGCTGGCATGGTTTTCTGGGCCTGGTATCATTCTCAACAATACTACCCCTAAATATTCACAGCACCATCCAGGAAATGGCAAAGTTTACTTTCATCTGGCCAATAATCGGGGCTTTCATTGGAATTATAGCAGGTGGCTTTGGCTGGCTACTCGTGTATCCCTTACATCTATCTCCACTCTTATCAGCAGCACTGATTTACAGTTTGGTCATCAGCTTCACTGGCTTCCATCACTTGGATGGTCTGATTGACTGTGGTGATGGTCTTATGGCCCACGGAGATCCAGAGAGGAAGATAGAGATAATGCGGGATAAAAGGATAGGCACAGGGGGCTTGGCCATGCTTTTAATGGTTTCCCTGGTGACGGTCGCATCCATAGCCTCCTTATCTGCAGTTTACATCCTACCGGCTATTTTCGTGTCTGAAGTAGCTGCCAAACTTAGCCTGATAAGTTGTGCAACATTTTCTGAACCATTGAATGATGGTACTGGTCAGTACTTCATCAATAACATGGACTGGAAACTTCTCACTGGATCAGTAGCCCTCTGTATCATTTTAGGATTTTTGGGTTTTAACTACTTGGGAGTAACTGGTAATTACACTGGAGTTGTCGGTATACTGGGTGGTTTTGTTTCAGGATTGTTGATGGTACTTATCACCCGGAAGAACTTCAAAAGGGCCAATGGAGATATTCTGGGCGCATCTAATGAGATGGGTAGGATGTTATCCCTTTTATTCATGGTTGTATTCATTTCAGGGAGTGTTTAA
- a CDS encoding hypothetical protein (PFAM: tRNA ribose 2'-O-methyltransferase, aTrm56), protein MEVKVLRLDHRRVRDARITTHVCLTARALGASAVFLSGDHDKKLMENVQDVVKRWGGDFQVEYRKGWENLLDEWKNNGGEIIHLTMYGEPVQEVTHKIRSSSKDKLVVVGGSRVPSKVYQEADWNVSVTTQPHSEVSSLAIFLHMLHDGKELDLEFDDGDMKVIPTANGKNVQIKHKQDKNKNE, encoded by the coding sequence ATGGAAGTTAAAGTTTTACGATTGGATCATCGCCGGGTTCGTGATGCACGGATCACCACCCATGTATGCCTCACTGCCCGCGCACTGGGAGCATCCGCTGTTTTTTTAAGCGGAGATCATGATAAAAAACTCATGGAAAATGTTCAGGACGTGGTGAAACGCTGGGGAGGTGATTTCCAAGTGGAATACCGTAAAGGTTGGGAAAATCTCCTGGATGAATGGAAAAACAATGGAGGAGAAATAATTCACCTCACCATGTACGGTGAGCCAGTTCAGGAGGTTACCCACAAAATCAGAAGCTCATCCAAGGATAAACTGGTGGTGGTTGGTGGTTCACGTGTCCCCAGTAAGGTGTATCAGGAAGCAGACTGGAATGTTTCGGTGACCACCCAACCTCACTCTGAGGTTTCATCACTGGCCATATTCCTCCACATGCTGCATGATGGGAAAGAACTTGATTTAGAGTTTGATGACGGAGATATGAAGGTCATACCCACAGCCAATGGTAAAAACGTCCAGATAAAACACAAACAAGATAAAAATAAAAACGAATAG
- a CDS encoding glucose/sorbosone dehydrogenase (PFAM: Glucose / Sorbosone dehydrogenase), whose product MRMKLLAIAVIPLILLVIVVAFILFVPQSINETGYSSEILAQNLEVPWALDFLPDDRMIFTERGGNVNILEGKNVLAVGHVNVTQNSESGLLGIAVDPNFIQNNYIYIYYTFGNYNRISRFKLVGEQISNETVLLDNIPASSIHNGGRLKFGPDGKLYATTGEAGNSQLAPDLGSLGGKILRINVDGSIPEDNPFGSYIYSYGHRDPQGITWSKNGTMYESEHGQTRNDEVNIIIKGGNYGWPTYEGNETSQGYIKPLRAYTELTLAPSGIAYYQGALYVAGLRGTQLRKITLSNDGESIMGEKATFTQLGRIREVVEHNGYLYITTSNRDGRGVPQSGDDKIIRIKMI is encoded by the coding sequence ATGAGAATGAAATTACTGGCCATAGCTGTAATTCCTCTAATTTTACTAGTTATCGTTGTAGCTTTTATTCTCTTTGTTCCCCAAAGCATTAATGAAACTGGTTACAGTTCTGAAATTTTAGCCCAAAATCTGGAAGTCCCATGGGCCCTTGACTTCCTCCCTGATGATCGTATGATATTCACCGAACGTGGAGGCAATGTGAATATTCTGGAAGGGAAGAATGTTTTGGCCGTTGGGCATGTTAACGTAACTCAAAATAGTGAATCTGGGCTCCTGGGGATTGCTGTGGATCCAAATTTCATCCAGAACAATTATATCTACATTTATTATACTTTTGGGAATTACAATCGGATTTCTCGTTTTAAACTGGTAGGAGAACAGATATCCAATGAAACAGTTCTTCTGGATAATATCCCTGCATCATCCATACATAATGGTGGACGTTTGAAGTTTGGACCAGATGGAAAACTCTATGCAACCACGGGGGAGGCAGGTAATTCACAATTGGCCCCGGATTTAGGTTCATTGGGTGGTAAAATACTTCGTATTAACGTGGATGGTAGCATACCTGAAGATAATCCATTTGGATCTTACATATATAGCTACGGGCACCGTGATCCTCAGGGTATAACCTGGAGTAAGAATGGAACCATGTATGAATCAGAGCATGGTCAAACCCGCAATGATGAGGTAAATATTATCATCAAGGGTGGAAACTATGGTTGGCCAACTTATGAGGGTAATGAAACGTCACAGGGTTATATAAAACCTCTCAGGGCTTACACAGAACTTACTCTTGCTCCTTCAGGAATTGCATACTACCAAGGTGCCCTTTATGTTGCAGGTCTCAGAGGCACTCAACTTAGAAAAATCACCCTATCTAATGATGGGGAAAGTATTATGGGAGAAAAGGCAACTTTCACGCAACTGGGGAGAATAAGGGAAGTGGTTGAGCACAATGGATACCTCTACATCACAACTTCCAATCGTGATGGTAGGGGAGTTCCCCAGAGTGGTGATGATAAAATAATTAGAATCAAAATGATTTAA
- a CDS encoding uracil phosphoribosyltransferase (PFAM: Phosphoribosyl transferase domain~TIGRFAM: uracil phosphoribosyltransferase) has product MIKIVDHLLIQEKLTMIRREGIDSIHFRGGIIEIGRWLAYELTNTLEKEDLTIRTPLGIANGVRIKDKNNIVVVSVLRAAIPLVEGIMRVFRNAQYGVVGASRKDEPPFPVEVGYFKLPPVDKKIVVIADPMLATGNTMNAILDRIQEKGNPRRLVVLNVIASRQGIELVEKEHPDVEIYSCAVDEELNQDGYIVPGLGDAGDKAFGKPGP; this is encoded by the coding sequence ATGATAAAAATAGTCGATCACTTACTGATTCAGGAAAAACTCACCATGATTAGAAGAGAGGGGATAGATAGCATTCACTTCCGAGGTGGGATAATCGAGATAGGACGCTGGTTAGCCTATGAATTAACTAACACACTTGAAAAGGAGGATTTGACTATACGAACTCCTTTAGGAATTGCAAATGGGGTGCGGATAAAAGATAAGAATAATATTGTGGTGGTGAGTGTTTTAAGAGCGGCTATACCTCTGGTTGAGGGGATTATGAGGGTTTTCAGGAATGCTCAGTATGGTGTGGTGGGTGCCTCACGGAAGGATGAACCACCATTTCCAGTGGAGGTTGGCTATTTTAAACTTCCCCCAGTGGATAAAAAAATTGTGGTAATCGCTGATCCCATGCTGGCCACTGGAAACACCATGAACGCCATCTTAGACCGGATCCAGGAGAAGGGAAATCCACGTCGGTTGGTTGTCCTCAATGTTATAGCCTCCAGACAGGGCATAGAACTGGTGGAAAAGGAACACCCTGATGTGGAAATATACAGCTGTGCAGTGGATGAAGAACTTAATCAAGACGGTTATATCGTTCCAGGACTTGGTGATGCGGGGGATAAAGCTTTTGGAAAGCCGGGGCCATGA
- a CDS encoding tartrate dehydratase beta subunit/fumarate hydratase class I (PFAM: Fumarase C-terminus~TIGRFAM: hydro-lyases, Fe-S type, tartrate/fumarate subfamily, beta region): MGNIKEIRTPITNYDIEQLKVGDRITLSGNILTGRDAALPRLVKLLKCGESPVDIKGSVIMHTAVSPAGIAPTSSNKTEIEDSIAPLSQAGVKMHIGKGALSPETVDSLKKYKSVFVVTPPAAALLTSKMTSSKVVAFHEEGMESLHSLEVKDFPGIVAVAHGKSIY, encoded by the coding sequence TATGATATTGAACAGTTAAAGGTGGGGGATCGTATCACTCTCAGTGGTAACATTCTCACAGGTCGAGATGCAGCTTTGCCTCGCCTGGTTAAACTCTTAAAATGTGGTGAAAGCCCGGTGGATATTAAAGGTTCGGTGATCATGCACACTGCAGTAAGTCCAGCAGGAATAGCACCAACCAGCAGTAACAAAACAGAAATAGAAGATAGTATAGCTCCTTTGTCTCAAGCGGGAGTGAAAATGCATATTGGAAAGGGAGCACTATCTCCTGAAACAGTAGATTCATTAAAAAAGTATAAATCTGTTTTTGTGGTCACCCCACCCGCAGCAGCCCTCCTAACCAGTAAAATGACATCCTCAAAGGTGGTGGCATTTCATGAAGAGGGTATGGAATCACTCCATAGTTTAGAGGTCAAAGATTTTCCTGGTATAGTGGCGGTGGCTCATGGAAAATCTATATATTAA